In the genome of Streptomyces sp. P3, the window GACGCTGGCCTCGGCGTCGACCCTCATTTCCGCCATGCCGAGTTCGAGGAGCAGGCTCGGGTCGCCCTCCTCCTCGGTGCCCTCGGGCACGCACGCGCGCAGCAGCTCCACCGCTCGCACCGGTGCGGCGCGCAGGACGGCCTCACGGGCGGCGTCGCGCAGGACGGCGGCGGCCCAGGGCTGATGTGCCGTGGACGGCGCGTGGCAGAGGTGCTCGGCCACCTCCGAGGGGCTCGCCCCCTCGTCGTGCAGCAACCGCGCCGCGCGACCGTGCACGGCGTCGCGCTCGGCGTCGGACATGTCACGCAGGACGACGTCGCGCAGCAGGGCGTGGGAGAAGGACCAGCTTCCGTCGCTGTTCGACGTGACGAGCCCGTTGGAGACGAGGGCGAGCAGCGAGCGGGCGAAGACCGGACTGTCCAGCAGGGCGAGGCGGGCGCCGTTCTCCGGGGTGACCCGGTCCCCGAGCACGGCCAGGGCCCGGGCGGCCTGGACGGTGGCCGCGGGGTGCCGGTGCAGCAGGCCCGCCGAGCGCAGGCGGAACGCGTGGATGTCCTGCCCGGGCACGGAGGCGACATGGTCGGCGGTGAGCGGCAGCCGCTCCTCGCGCAGTGCCGTCAGAAGCCGCGTCGCCAGCAGGGGGTTGCCGTTGGTGGCCGCGAGACACGACTCCTGGAAGGCCGCGTCGGTCTCCGTGCCGAGCAGCCGCAGTGTCAGCAGGCCGATTCCCTCTCTCGTCAGGGGGCGTGGTCGCACCAGCCGGCACAGGGGGAGGGCTGCCACGTCGTTGAGGGCCGGCTCGTCGGCGCCATTTCGGCGGGCGAGCGCCATCAGCACAGGCAGACCGGCCAGGCGGCGCGCGGTGTGCGCGAGGAAGCGCAGTGACGCGGTGTCGGCCTCCTCCGCGTCGTCCACGACGATCACCAGCGGGCTCCTGGTCGCAGCGGACCGGACCACCTCGTGCAGTGCGGCGAGTACACCGAAGGACGGGTTCGCGCCGTCGACGTCGTGGCTGGGAAACCCCGGCGACCGCGCGTCCGTGCCGGAGGTGTCAGACGGATGCGCCCATGCGGTCAGGGGCATACGGCCCACCTCCGCGTCGAGGCCGGCCAGCAGGGTGTGGGCAGTGCTCAGGGGCGGCCGCTCACCCTCCTGCCCGGCTGTGGTGTGGACCACGCGCAGATCCTCGGCCCGGGCCCGGGCCACCAGAGCGCGGAGCAGGGTCGTCTTGCCGATGCCGTCCGGGCCTTCGAGCATGACCAGAGCGGGGCCACCGGCCGCGGTGCGCCGCGTGAGCTCGACGAGGAGGGCGAGTTCGCACTCACGCTCCACCGGCTCCGGGCCCGGCTCCACCGGCTCGGGGCCCGGCCCCCTCGGCTGCCGTTCGCAGGAAACGCTCCCGTGCACAGCAGTCATCCACCCTGTACCTCTCTCCCGGAGCGCCGGTGGCGACCGGGATCTGTGCCCACGCCCCGCAGGACCGGCCGTGAAGACCGGCACTGACACGTGGAACCCCTCCCGATGAGCCATCTTCGCTCACACCGGGTCGGCAGAAAGCCCGGATCACCCTTTTCCCCTACCTGCGCCTTCATCCCGTCTGGACCCGTCTGGGACCGTTTGGGCCCCGGACCGGGCCAGGTGCCATGACGGCGCGGCCGGCAGGCGTCATGATCCGACGGATGTTCCGCTGCGGCTGTGCAACCGCTCCCGCCACGGCGCGGTGCCCGCCAGAGCGGCTTCGGCCTCGGGCAGACACAGGTACACGTCACGTCCGGCGTCATCCTCGGGCGTGGGCGCGATGTGCACCGTCGGTACCGGCAGGTCGGGGAACTCGTACCAGAAGGGGCGTCCGGCGCCGAGGTCGATCCGGTACAGCGGGAACTGCGACCAGTTGTTGACCGACAGGGACGTCGTCGACACGTCGGGGGCCCGTACCGACATCACGTGCCGGGACACACCCCTGCGCCGGTAGGAGCCGAGGAAGGCTATCTCGTCGCGGATCTTGTCCTCGGTGTTGCTCTCCAGGCAGCGCCGCACGTCCCTCGCCACGGCTCCCAGCGGTGACTCGCGCAACCGGCCGGCGTCGAGCGAGGTCCAGCTGTTGCTGACGCAGTTGCCCCAGTACGACGACGGCAGGGCGTCGCCCAGCCGGCTCTGTGCGCCGACGATCAGCCCGAGCCACTCCACGGCGTCGGCCGGACGGCCCCGCAGTTCGCTCAGTACCTGCCAAAGGTGCGCGGTGAGCGCGTCGTTCGTCGACACCCACGCGTCCGGTCCGGGCAGGGTCCGCTGGGCCTCGGCCTTGAGCGCGGCCAGTTCCGCCGCACCGAACCGGGTCGTGACGGTCGCGAGCTTGTTGACGCCCACCCGCAGCGTCGTCGTCAGGTGCCGGACCCGGCCCACACCCACGAACGCCCGCGCCTCCAGGGTGGCGGAGTCCGTGGACAGCCGGCCGAGCCCGTCCAGCGCCGCGCGGTCGTGACCGGGTTCCTCCCACGGCAGCCCGAGGTGCTCGCGCGACCAGCTCTCCAGGAAGGCGAGGGTGCTGCCGCCGTCCGCGAGGCTGTGGTTGACGAGCACGCCGAGAACGGAGCCGCCGCCCTCCATCCGGGTCAGCCGTATCTTCAGCAGCGGCGTGTCACGGCCCACCACGCCGAAGGCGCTCACTTCGCGCAACAACTTCCCGATGACCGGCTCGGCGCGCAGACCGTGACCGTACTCGCGCATCGGGTCGGGGCAGAACGCCTCGGTGAACCGGACGCCCGCGTCATTGCAGAGCACGCTCAGTCCGCCGTCCGCGTCCCGCTCCAGACGCCCCGCCAGCAGGGGGTAGCGGCGCAGCGTGCGCGCCAGCGAGTCGCGCAGCGCCGCGCCGTCGAGGGTGCCGCGGTAGAAGAACGTCAGCGGTGTGTACCACGGACCGGTCAGCAGGTCGTAGCCGGTCAGCCGGATCCGTGCGCCGTCGGCCGCACCGGCCCGCACGGTGTGCACGCGCTCCACACGGCTGTCGACAGTGGTGCGGAACGCGGGACGGCCCTTTCCCGCCGCGCGGCGCGCGGAGTCCTTCCGTGCCACGGCCATCAGCTCCAGGACACGAGCAGTCGGTCCACGCCGTAGTGCACGGCCCGGTCGCGCAGCGGTACCTCCTCGGCCGGCGCCGCCAGCCGCAGCGACGGGAAGCGCTCGAACAGGGCGCGCAGTCCGATGCGCAGGCTGGCCCGTGCCAGGTGCTGCCCCAGGCACTGGTGTGCGCCGAAGCCCAGCGCGAGGTGTTTGCGGGGGACGCGGGTGACGTCGAGCCGATCGGGGTCGGTGAAGACCTCGGGGTCGCGGTTGGCGGCGGGCAGCGCCAGGACCACCGTCTGCCCCGCCCTGATCACGGTGTCGCCGATCTCCACGTCCTCCAGCGCGCACCGGCTGGAACCCATCTGGGAGATCGTCAGATACCGCAGCAGTTCGTCCACCGCGCCGGCCTCGTACAGCTCCGGCCGTTCCCGCAGCAGCGCCAGCTGGTCCGGGTTCTCCAGCAGGGCGAAGACACTGAGGGACAGCATGTTCGGCGTGGTGTCGAGCGAGCCGCCCAGCGTGAGGACGGCGAGGTTGACCAGTTCGTCCTCGGTCAGCTCGCCGGTCGCCGCGAGCCGGCCGAAGAAGTCCTGGCCCCGCTCCACCGTCCGCTCCCGCACCATCGGCCGGATGAGCCCGTCCATCGACTCCACGTGGTGGATGAACTCCTCCAGCGTGTACGTGAGGGTCATCAGCGCCGAGAAATGCTCCTGGATGCCGTCCATCAGTTCCGGCGAGACGTCCATCAACGAGCACACCGAGCGCAGGCTGACCTTCTCCGCGAAGCCGGTGACCAGGTCGACGGGGGAGCCTTCGGCGGCCATCTCCGCCAGCGCCCCGTCCACGATCCGCGTCAGCTGCGGCTCGTACTGCTGGATGCGCCGCAGCGTGAAGTGACCCGCCAGCAGCCGCCGGTACTTGGTGTGGTCGGGGGCGTCCATCTTCGCGAACGAGCCCGGCGGGGAGGGCTGCGGCGCGTACTCGGTCATCGGGAACGGCGGAGCGACCACATGCGCCAGCAACTCGTTGCGGTGGCTGAAGCGGTCGTCGGCGAGGATCTGCCGGACCAGGTCGTGCCGGGTCACCAGCCAGCCGGAGGTGTCCTTCGGCGCCACCTCGAAGGTGACCGGGCTGACCGGCTGCTCGGCGCGCAGCCGCGCGTACTCGGCGGGCGGGTCGAACGGGCACCTGCCCCGTTCCGAGGGGATCACGGGCGGGTCGGGCCTGGTCTTCATGGGGTCGCTCCGTCGTGAGAGGGGCCGGGACTGGGGCTTGGGGGAGGGACGGGGGCCGTCGCCTCAGGCGTGGTGCACACGCAGGGGCAGGTGCCGGGCGCCGAAGACGTTGGTCCCGTGCCAGCTGAGCCGCACCGCGGGATCGACGCCGATGCGGGCGTATCGGTCCAGCAGGGCGTCGAGGGCGATCCGGCCCTCGAGCCGGGCCAGCGGCGCCCCGATGCAGTAGTGGATGCCGTGTCCGAAGGCGGCCTGCCGGGCGTTGGAACGGTCCGGGCGGAACGCGTCAGCGTCCTCGAAGACCCGTTCGTCGCGGTTGGCGGACAGCAGCCACAGATGAACCAGGGTGTCGGGTCCGACGTCCGTCCCGGCGACGGTGGCCGCGGTCGTGGTGACCCGCTCGATCCGGGTGAACGGCGGGCGCAGCCGCAGCGTCTCCTCGATCACCGCCGGTATCAGCGAACGGTCCGCACGCACCCGTTCCAGCAGCTCCGGATCGCGGTCCAGGCACAGCAGCGCGTTGCCGACGAGCACCGACGTGGTGATGTGCCCGGCGAGCAGCAGCAGCGTCGCGAAACTCGCGATGTCCTCGTCCTCCAGCCGCTCGCCGTCGAGTTCGGCCCCGACCAGGGTGCTCAGCAGATCGCCGCTCGGCTCCTTGCGCCGGGCCTCGATGAAGCCCTGGAGATAGGCGGAGATGGTGACCGCGGTCTCCTCCATCCGGCGCACGCTCTCGGGATCGTCCGGATCGGTGGACAGCAGTTGGTCCGCCCAGCTCTGGAACCTGTCGCGGTCCTCGGTCGGGACACCCAGCATGCGCGCGATGACCGTCACCGGCAGCGGGTTGGCCAGGACGTCCACGAGATCGAAGGCGTTCTCAGGTGCGGCGTCCAGCAGTTGCCCGGTGAGTTCGGTGATCCACGGCTCGAGGCCGGTGATCAGGCCCGGGGTGAACGCCCGGCTGACGAGGCGGCGCATCTTGCCGTGCAGCGGCGGGTCCAGGAGCAGCAGCGTGCCGCGCGGGGCCTGCTTCTCACCGCCCGACAGCCGGCCCACCGTGTCCGAGGAGAACGTCGCCGTGTCGGCGAGAATCCGCTGCACGTCCGCGTGGCGGAACACGTGCACATGACCGCTGCCGTCCCGCCACACCGGCTGCTCCTCGCGCATCCGCGCCGCCCAGGCCAGCAACGTGACGCCGCCGTCGGGCTCGACGGACGGCGGGCGTTCGAGCCGGAACCCGACCCCGGGTGTCGAATCGAGCGCGTCCGAGGTGCCTTGCTGCGCCACCCGGATTCCCCTTTCGCAGATGTCGTACGACGGTCGCGCGGGCCTCGTACGCCCGTCGGCGCGCTGCCCGATCGCCCGGCCACTCCAGCACGGCGGTGACGGACCGGGCCAGAGCGAGCCGCGCAGTCTAGGGATTCACCGCGTACCGGTCTTCACGGCCGCGTGCCTCCTGGCTCCCGCGTCCTCCGCCACGGCCGAATCTCTGGAGGAAACCCCAGACAGCGGTCCGTGCCCGGTCGATCCCCCGCACCACGCCGCAAGATGGGCTCGCCCAGGCAACCCATCGGATCGGCGAGCGCGCAGGAGGCCCGCATGGACATCGCGATCGATCACGACAAGTGCATCGGCGCCGGACAGTGCGCGTTCATCGCTCCCGAGGTCTTCGACCAGGACGACGACGGATCGGCCCTGCTGCTGGTCGACCGACCTGCGGCCGGACAGGTCTCCGCCGTGCGGGAGGCCGCCGAGTCCTGCCCGATGAGCGCCATCTCAGTGGCGGAGGACGGGGAGCGAACGGCCTGAGCGCCGCCCCGGGCCACCCGCACGGAACCGATGAGGAGAGGAACCCATGCGCGTCCTGTTCGCCGGCCTGCCGGAGAAGTCGCACGTCTTCACGATGGTGCCGCTGGCCTGGGCCCTGACGGCCGCTGGGCACGAGGTGCTGATGGCCAACGCGCCGTCACTGAACGAGACGGTCACCGGCACCGGGCTGGTGGCCGCACCGATCGGCACGGACCACCACCTCCACCACGACATGGCCATGGCCCGTGAGTCACAGGACGCGGACGTGGCGAACTGGAGCCGCCTCGGATACGGCGACGTCGACCACGCGAGCCTGGTCGAGCGGTACGCCGTCAGCGTCCCGTACGGGTTCGCCCGCTACAACGATCCGATCCTCGACGACCTCGTCGCACTCGCGCGGGACTGGCGGCCCGATCTCGTGGTGCACGACCCGATCGCCTACGCGGGCGGCATCGCCGCGCGGGCCTGCGGCGCCGCACACGCGCGCCTGCTGTGGTCCGCGGACGTCTACGGCCAGGCCCGCGCCACGTTCGTCGAGCTGGCCCGGGACGTGCCCGAGGACCGGCGTGCCGACCCGCTGGCCGACTGGATCGACGAACGCGGACGCGCCTACGGGGTGCGGTGCGACGAAGAACTGCTCAACGGGCACTTCACCCTCGACACCCTGCCGCCGAGCCTGCGCCCGCCGAGCGAACTGCACCAGGTCTCGATGCGGTACGTCCCCCACAACGGCCCCGCGGTGCAGTGGGAATGGCTGCGCGAGAAGCCCAAAAGGCCCCGCGTCTGCGTCACTCTGGGCCGCACCAACACCGAGGCCTACGGCGGGGACTACGTCGACGTCGCGAACCTGCTGCGCGCCCTGTCACGGCTGGATGCCGAGATCGTCGCGGCCCTCATGCCCGAACAGGCCGAGGAACTCGACGACCTGCCCACAAACGTCCTGGCCGTCAGCGAAGTGGCGCTCAGCACGCTGCTGCCGACGTGTTCCGCCGTGGTCCACCACGGAGGCTGGGGCTCGTTCTCCACCGCTCTCGTCAACGCGGTGCCGCAGCTCGCGATGTCCACCCTCGTCGCCGACCAGGAACTGCGCGGCCGGTCCCTGGAGGACGCCGGCGCCGGATTCTTCCTGCATCACACCGATGCCGACCCCGACCGGGTCACGGACCTCACCGGACGGCTCCTGGAGGACCCCTCCCACGCCGCCGCCGCCCGCAGGCTGCGCGACGAGTCCGCAGCCATGCCCACCCCGCACGCCATCGTCCCGGAACTCGAACGTCTCGCCGCGGCCCGCTGACAGGTCCGCGAGCCCGCACGCACACCCACGAGGAAGGAGGACGGCGCAGGCCGGGCACTCCCGGTGACGCGCCGCACCCAGATGAGTCAGACGCGCATCCTGGTGACCGGCGGTGCCGGCTTCATCGGTTCCCACTACGTCCGGACCCTGCTCGGCCCCCTCGGCCCCGACGACGTCACCGTCACCGTCCTCGACGCCTTCACCTACGCGGCCAACCTGGCCAACCTCGACCCGGTGGCGGACTCCGACCGCTACCGGCTCGTCGTCGGCGACATCTGCGACGACGGCCTGGCGGACCGGCTGATGGCCGAGCACGACCAGGTGGTGCACTTCGCCGCCGAGTCCCACGTCGACCGTTCCCTGGCCAGCGCCACCGAGTTCGTGCGCTCCAACGTCCTGGGTACCCAGACCCTGCTGGACGCCGCCCTGCGGCACGGCGTCGGCCGGTTCGTGCACATCTCCACCGACGAGGTCTACGGCTCCATCGCCGAGGGCTCCTGCTCCGAGGAGCAGCCGCTGCACCCCAACTCGCCGTACGCCGCCTCCAAGGCGTCCAGTGACCTGATCGCCCTCGCCTACCACCGTTCCCACGGCCTGGACGTCCGGGTCACCCGGTGCTCGAACAACTACGGACACCATCAGTTCCCCGAGAAGATCATCCCCCTGTTCGTCACCCGCCTGCTCGCGGGAAAGACGGTCCCGCTCTACGGCGACGGCCTGAACGTGCGCGACTGGCTGCACGTCGACGACCACATCCGCGCCGTCGAGCTGGTCCGCACCCGAGGCCGTGCCGGCGAGGTCTACAACATCGGCGGCGGCACCGAACTCGACAACCGCGGTCTGACCGGACTCCTCCTCGAAGCCTGCGGCGCCGACTGGGACAGCGTGGAGTACGTCACCGACCGCAAGGGCCACGACCGCCGCTACTCCGTGGACTGGCGCAAGGCCCATGTCGAGCTCGGCTACAAGCCTCGGACGGACTTCGCCGAGGGCCTCGCGGAAACCGTCGCCTGGTACCGGGACAACCCCGGGGTATGGGGCCGGGCCGTCCGCCCCGACCCGACGACGGGAGCCGCGGCGTGCTGACCTGGCGCACTCTGGGTCCGCTGCGGGTCTCGGCCGACGGCCGGGACGTCACCCCGACGGCGCCGAAGGTCCGCCAGGTGCTGGCCCTGTTGCTCGCCCGGCACGACACGGTCGTCCCGCTGGCCGCGCTGACATCGGAACTGTGGGCGGGGCGCCCGCCGCGCAGCGCCACCGCCACCGTGCAGACGTACGCGTACCAGTTGCGCAAGGCGCTGCACGGCGACGAGGACCCCGGGCCGGTCGAGAGCGGCCCGCTCGTCACCCACGCCCACGGATACCTGCTGCGGGTCCGACCCGGCGCATGCGACGCGGAGGCGTTCGCACAGCTCACCGGCCGGGCCCGGACGGCACTCGCCGACGGCGACCCGGCCGGCGCCGTCGTGCTGCTCGACCAGGCCCTGCTGCTGTGGGACGGACCGCCGTTCGCGGACGTCGCGCCCGGACCGGCACTGCACGGGCACGTCCTGCGGCTGAACGAACTCCACCTTCAGGCCGAGGAACTGCGCATCACCGCCGGCCTGCACCTGGGCCGACACCGCGACCTCGTCGGCGAGTTGAAGGAACTCGCCTGCGCGCACCCGCTGCACGAGTGGTTCCAGGGCTCGCTCATCATCGCCCTGGAACGGTGCGGCAGGCGGAGCGAGGCGCTCGACGTCTACCGGCGGCTGAGCACGCACCTGCGGGACGAGCTGGGACTGGATCCCTCACCGGGCCTGCAGCGTCTGCGCCAGCATGTGCTGACCGATCGGGTCAGCACGGCCGATCTGGACCTGCTGCCCGGCTGACGCCGGCGCCGGGTCGGCTCCTCAACGGCCGACCGACCCGTCCTGCTGCCCCGCCGCGGCACGCCACAGGTCCTGCACCATGTCGTGGGGCGTGCGTCGCGGCCGCCACCCGAGGACAGCGCGCGCGGCCGACACGTCCACGGCCATCCAGTCGGCGTCCTTGAGCGATCGCGACTGCGTCACGGGACGCTCCACGAGCCGGGCCCGGCGGCCGCTGATGGAGATCAGCAGGTCCACCATGTCCCGGACGGGCTGCGAGACGCCGCTCGCGACGTTCACCACGCGCCCGGTGGCGCCGGGGGAGCGCAGCGCGGCGACGACGGCCCGGGACACGTCCTGCGCGTCGACGAAGTCACGGCTGCTGCGCAGCGGCGACACCCGCACCTCGGCCGTACGTCCCTCGGCTGTTCCCTCGAGCAGTTGCGTGGCCACCTGCCCGAGCAGACTCCCGCGCGGAGTGCCGGCGCCGATGACGTTCGACAGCCGCAGCACCACCGCGTCCGCCGCGCCGGTCCCGACGGCCCGCAGCACCGCACGCGTGCCGTGCAGCTTCGACCGTCCGTAGCCGGTGACCGGTTCCTCCGGGGAGGACTCCGTGAGCCACACCCCCCGGGGCTGCGGGCTGTACTCGTGCACCGAGCCCAGCTGTACCAGCCGCGGCCTGGGGCCGGCGGCCGCCAGCGCCGCGAGGAGCCGCTCCACCAGCAACTCGTTGCTGTGGCGCATCCGGTCGGCGGTGGGCGACCACACCTCTCCGGCGGCGTTCACCACGGCGACGGGGTGCGCCTCGTCGATCAGCTCGACCAGCGCCCGGGGCTCGGCACCGGCCAGATCCATGGGGTGGAAGCGCCAGGACGCCGGGGTCTTGCGGGGGTGGCGGGCGACGGCGATAACCTCGTAACCGGCCCGCTCCAGGGCGATCCCCACATGACGGCCGACGAATCCCGTCGCGCCGAGCACCAGCACGCGGCCCGAGCTCCCGTCCGCACCGTCCGGCCGCCCCAGCGCACCGACCTCCGGCATTGCCGTCTCTCCTCCCGGTGCCGCGCGCTGCACGCCGGTCACCGTCGCTGCCCCGCCAGGTCGCGGGTCTGACGACACCACTCAAGCAGCCGACGATCGAGGATCACTCCAGGCCGCGTCGACCTGAGCCGTTCCTCGCCGATTCTCGATCGGCCCTCGATCCCCGCACCCTACGGTGTAGTCACCATGAAGGTTCGAGAGATGGCCGTGCCGGACGCCTACCACATCACGCCGCATCAGTTCCGTGACGAACGCGGCAGTTTCTACGAGTCGTTCCGGTGCGACCGGCTGGCCGACGAGATCGGCCGTCCGGTGCCCGTGGCTCAGGTGAACTACTCCGTCTCGCGCCGCAGCACCCTGCGCGGGCTGCACGGCACACTGCTGTCGTCCGGGCAGGCCAAAGTGGTGTGCGTGGTGCGCGGCGCCGTCCTCGACATCGTCGTGGATCTGAGGGTCGGCTCCCCCACGTGGGGGGTGCACGAGGCGAACTGGCTGTCCGCGGAGTCGGGCGAGACGCTGTTCGTCGCCGAGGGGCTGATGCACGGGTTCCTCGCGCTCACCGACGACACCTGTGTGTCGTATCTGTGTTCCACCGAGTTCGTGCCCGGAACGCAGGTGGACGTCGACCCTCTCGACCCTGATCTCGCCCTGCCCTGGAGCCTGTCGGAGACCCCGTTGATGTCGGTGAAGGACTCGGCGGCGATCTCCGTGGCCGAGGCCCGGGACACCGGGCTCCTGGCCCCCTACGAGGACTGCCTGACGTACTACGAGGCGCTCCGGGCGGATGCCCGCTGAACCACCTCCTCGGCCCTTCCCGGGCCGTCAGACACCCTTCCGGAGAGCCGATGACGCCCGGCGCCCCCACGCCCGCCCGCCACTACGCCCTGCTGCTGTTCGCCGACTTCGGCCACATCGCCCCCACGCTGGGAGTGGCCCGTGAACTCCTCGCCCGCGGCCACCGCGTCACCTACGTCGTGGACGAGCGGTTCGGACCGCTCGTGGAGGACTGCGGCGCCCGCGCCGTCACCTACGTCTCCGCGCGCGGCGACTTCTACCGCGCCGCCGACCCCAGCCCGGACCGGCTCGCCCGTGACGGCTACGACCTCCTCGTCGACACCGTGCGCACCGTCTTCCCCGCCGCACTGGAGGCCCTGGCAGCCGATCCGCCCGACGTGGTGCTCTACGACTTCGAGACGGTCGCCGCCGGCCGTGTGGCCGCGCGTGTCCTGGACGCGGTGCCGGTCCAGGTCTGCCCCAGTCACGCCGCCAACGAGACCTTCTCCCTGCGCGCCCAGATGTGGGACCCCGGGCATCCGCTGATGGCCGAGGGGGCCAGTGTGCTCATCGGCTTCATGGGCGAACACGGCATCGGACTGGACGAGATGGGCCGGTACGGCACCGAGTGGGACACCCACAACCTGGTCTTCCTGCCGCGCGCCTTCCAGATCGAGGGGGACGGCTTCGACGACCGGTTCGCTTTCGTGGGCCCCGTCTTCACCGAGCCCGAACCAGGCCTCTGGTCGCCGCCGGACGAGGGGCGCCGCGTCGCCCTGGTGTCACTGGGTACGGAGTCGGGGGACCGGGGCGACTTCTTCCGCCTGTGCGCCGAGGCTTTCTCGCCGACCGAGTGGCATGTCGTCATGACGCTGGGCCGCGACAGCGACCCCGGGCTCCTCGGGTCGCTGCCGGCGCACGTCGAGGCGCACCCCTGGCTGCCGCACCCCGCAGTGCTGCCGCACGCCGACGTGTTCGTGTGCCACGCGGGCATGGGCAGCATCATGGAGTCCCTGTTCTACGGCACGCCCGTGGTGGCGCTTCCCCGCGCGCACGAACTGGCGCTGAGCGCAGAGCGGCTGCAGGAGCGGGGGGTCGGACGAGCCCTGGCCCGGACCGGTCTGACCGCGGGGCGTCTCGCCGGCACGGTGGGGGAGTTGCTCGCCGATCCCGGCGGACCCGCGGCCCTCGCCTCGATGCAGGAGGCAGTCCGCACGGCAGGGGGCGCCGCCCGCGCCGCCGACCTGCTGCAGACGTGGGCGGCGCGGGTGCCGGCGACGCCCACGCGCGGCTGAGCGGTCCGTCGGCACACGAAACGGGGTGGGTCCCGGCGACCTCGGGCGGCCGGGACCCACCCCGTGGACGTGTCGCGGGGTCAGTGCGGCAGGGTCACGTACTCGAGCACCGTGTTGATGCTGTGGTCGATCATCTCGTCGGTCAGGCCCGGGTACACACCGATCCAGAACGTCCGCTCGGTCGTGATGTCGCTGTTGGTGAGCGGTCCGCTGACCCGGAACTCCTGGCCTTCGTAGGCCGGGTGACGGGTCAGGTTGCCCGCGAAGAAGCGGCGGGTGGCGACCATACTGGACTCCAGGTGGTCGATCAGGGCGCCGGGCTGGAACGGCGCGCCCGGCTGCACGGTGATGGCGAAACCGAACCAGCTCGGGTCGCTGCCCGGCGTGGCATCGGGAAGCAGCAGGTGCGGCAGCCCGTCCAGGCCCTCCCGCAGCCGGGCCCAGTTGTGGCGTCGGGCCTTGCCGAACTCGTCTATGCGGCTGAGCTGTTGCAGCCCGAGCG includes:
- a CDS encoding macrolide family glycosyltransferase; translation: MTPGAPTPARHYALLLFADFGHIAPTLGVARELLARGHRVTYVVDERFGPLVEDCGARAVTYVSARGDFYRAADPSPDRLARDGYDLLVDTVRTVFPAALEALAADPPDVVLYDFETVAAGRVAARVLDAVPVQVCPSHAANETFSLRAQMWDPGHPLMAEGASVLIGFMGEHGIGLDEMGRYGTEWDTHNLVFLPRAFQIEGDGFDDRFAFVGPVFTEPEPGLWSPPDEGRRVALVSLGTESGDRGDFFRLCAEAFSPTEWHVVMTLGRDSDPGLLGSLPAHVEAHPWLPHPAVLPHADVFVCHAGMGSIMESLFYGTPVVALPRAHELALSAERLQERGVGRALARTGLTAGRLAGTVGELLADPGGPAALASMQEAVRTAGGAARAADLLQTWAARVPATPTRG
- a CDS encoding dTDP-4-dehydrorhamnose 3,5-epimerase family protein; this encodes MKVREMAVPDAYHITPHQFRDERGSFYESFRCDRLADEIGRPVPVAQVNYSVSRRSTLRGLHGTLLSSGQAKVVCVVRGAVLDIVVDLRVGSPTWGVHEANWLSAESGETLFVAEGLMHGFLALTDDTCVSYLCSTEFVPGTQVDVDPLDPDLALPWSLSETPLMSVKDSAAISVAEARDTGLLAPYEDCLTYYEALRADAR